One genomic segment of Microtus ochrogaster isolate Prairie Vole_2 linkage group LG8, MicOch1.0, whole genome shotgun sequence includes these proteins:
- the Tmem74b gene encoding transmembrane protein 74B, whose amino-acid sequence MASPPGLELKTLSNGPQVPRRPAPLGPVAPSRMGVENACFFSEEHETHFQNPGDARLGSTPSPPGGVPSLPRSQRDDLSLHSEEGPGLEPVSRPVDYGFVSALVFLVSGILLVVTAYAIPREARVNPDTVTAREMERLEMYYARLGSHLDKCIIAGLGLLTVGGMLLSVLLMVSLCKGELYRRQTFVPGRGSRKTYGSINLRMRQLAGDGGQVLVENEVVQVSETSYTTQGS is encoded by the coding sequence ATGGCATCTCCCCCTGGTCTGGAACTGAAGACATTGAGCAATGGTCCCCAGGTTCCAAGGAGACCAGCCCCGCTGGGCCCAGTGGCGCCATCCAGGATGGGTGTGGAGAATGCCTGCTTCTTCTCTGAGGAGCATGAGACTCATTTCCAGAACCCTGGGGATGCCAGACTGGGTAGCACCCCCAGTCCCCCTGGAGGTGTCCCCTCACTGCCCCGGTCCCAGCGGGATGATCTTTCTCTGCATTCAGAGGAAGGGCCAGGCCTGGAACCTGTGAGCCGCCCAGTGGACTATGGCTTTGTTTCTGCTCTGGTTTTCTTGGTGAGCGGAATCCTCCTGGTGGTAACAGCATATGCCATCCCTCGAGAGGCCCGAGTCAACCCTGACACAGTGACAGCAAGGGAGATGGAGCGCCTGGAGATGTACTACGCCCGCTTGGGCTCGCATCTGGACAAGTGCATCATCGCGGGCCTGGGGCTGCTCACAGTGGGTGGCAtgcttctgtctgtgttgctCATGGTCTCTTTGTGCAAGGGTGAGCTGTACCGCAGGCAGACCTTTGTCCCTGGCAGGGGATCCAGGAAGACCTATGGCTCCATCAACCTGCGTATGAGGCAGCTTGCTGGGGATGGGGGCCAGGTCTTAGTGGAGAATGAGGTTGTCCAAGTCTCAGAGACCAGCTATACCACACAGGGCTCTTAA